A region from the Polyangiaceae bacterium genome encodes:
- a CDS encoding formylglycine-generating enzyme family protein, whose translation MARIPAGPFTMGADSGGEQDEHPAHVVTLAAYWLDKTEVTNAAYRACMDEKVCRPYKAGPWATYGADRQFRGDQQPVVGVSWDDAKSFCEWKGKRLPSEAEWEKAARGPGPGGGAEDRTFPWGNDAPDGKQHGVWGRQVTEAVGSYPQGAGPYGNLDMAGNVWEWMEDYYDPYAYRRDTADKGVPGSCEQIKATQDMLRREGMQGFTGTNPIPEGCDRVLRGGAFNYHTRGLRVTNRVHHPGSWRLVMAGFRCAKTEPASVRQAEKPAQKTSPE comes from the coding sequence ATGGCGCGCATTCCCGCGGGGCCGTTCACCATGGGTGCGGACAGCGGCGGTGAGCAAGACGAACATCCCGCACATGTGGTGACGCTCGCAGCCTACTGGCTCGACAAGACCGAGGTCACCAATGCGGCCTATCGGGCCTGCATGGACGAGAAGGTGTGTCGCCCCTACAAGGCCGGCCCATGGGCGACCTATGGCGCCGACCGTCAGTTCCGCGGGGACCAACAACCAGTGGTCGGCGTCAGCTGGGACGACGCGAAGAGCTTCTGCGAATGGAAGGGCAAGCGCCTGCCCAGCGAGGCCGAATGGGAAAAGGCAGCCCGCGGGCCAGGGCCCGGTGGTGGCGCCGAGGACCGCACGTTTCCCTGGGGGAATGATGCGCCCGACGGAAAGCAGCACGGCGTGTGGGGTCGACAGGTGACCGAAGCCGTGGGCTCCTACCCCCAAGGCGCTGGGCCATACGGCAACCTCGACATGGCCGGGAACGTCTGGGAGTGGATGGAGGACTACTACGACCCTTACGCTTACCGCAGGGATACAGCTGACAAGGGCGTCCCTGGCAGCTGCGAGCAGATCAAGGCGACTCAGGACATGCTGCGACGCGAGGGGATGCAAGGCTTCACAGGGACGAACCCAATCCCCGAGGGCTGTGATCGCGTGCTGCGCGGCGGCGCGTTCAACTACCACACGCGGGGCTTGAGGGTGACGAACCGGGTACACCATCCCGGCAGCTGGCGCCTGGTGATGGCGGGATTCCGCTGCGCAAAGACCGAGCCTGCTAGTGTGCGTCAAGCGGAAAAGCCTGCGCAAAAAACCAGCCCTGAGTAG
- a CDS encoding PAS domain S-box protein, with translation MSSAAANSAPPAPPEPAADQSAGYLEMEPHSRIVSLPAATPRMTYGESAMGFVQIFLASPMPMSIVRLADGRFVDANDAFLDLFGFRRADLIGHRPSDVGVCGKQCFSPEHEAQLRSRGFLRNVQVAWFTKQRHLRQLSTTCQIIEVGGDPCVLIVQDDVTEQRAAQSALAASEARFRAVFNEARLGIVVIDSAGSILRYNLALARVLDVSQTELNGEPFNEQIHPDHQAELEALLRAVFDDRSQGSVPICVRASTNGERKVWLELQGSRVEEQGRPRGVLLIEDVTERKQMQMQLEVADRLASLGTLAAGVAHEINNPLAYITANLDYVLEELARISSGVDPEVLHELIEATEEAKAGAERVRGIVQDLKTFSREKQDHTGSVALASVLKSALNMTHNEVKHRATLVVDVPQGLFVEGNESRLAQVFINLLVNAAQALPARPLAENRILITAEERGSEVELLIEDNGCGIPAEAIGRVFDPFFTTKPVGVGTGLGLSICHNIIKGAGGDISVESEPEQYTRFRLRLRKA, from the coding sequence ATGTCTTCTGCCGCCGCCAACTCCGCACCGCCCGCGCCACCCGAGCCGGCAGCCGATCAGTCGGCTGGGTACCTCGAGATGGAGCCTCACAGCCGCATCGTGAGTCTACCAGCGGCAACGCCGCGCATGACCTACGGCGAGTCTGCGATGGGCTTCGTGCAGATCTTCCTCGCGTCGCCCATGCCCATGAGCATCGTGCGGCTCGCCGACGGTCGCTTCGTCGACGCAAACGACGCCTTCCTCGATCTCTTTGGGTTTCGCCGAGCCGACCTCATCGGGCACCGCCCGAGTGACGTGGGAGTGTGCGGCAAACAGTGTTTCAGTCCGGAACATGAAGCGCAGCTCAGGAGCCGAGGGTTTCTACGCAACGTCCAGGTCGCGTGGTTCACCAAGCAGCGCCACCTACGCCAATTGAGCACCACCTGCCAGATCATCGAGGTGGGCGGCGACCCCTGCGTCCTGATCGTGCAAGACGACGTCACGGAACAGCGCGCCGCCCAGAGCGCGCTCGCCGCCTCAGAAGCTCGTTTCCGTGCGGTATTCAACGAGGCACGCCTAGGCATCGTCGTCATCGATTCTGCCGGCAGCATACTCCGCTACAACCTGGCCCTCGCGCGCGTCCTCGACGTGAGCCAAACCGAGCTCAACGGGGAGCCCTTCAACGAGCAAATCCACCCGGACCATCAGGCGGAACTCGAGGCGCTGCTTCGCGCGGTGTTTGACGATCGCAGCCAGGGCAGCGTGCCCATTTGCGTACGCGCGAGTACGAACGGCGAGCGCAAGGTGTGGCTCGAGCTGCAAGGGTCTCGCGTCGAAGAGCAAGGCAGGCCGCGCGGCGTGTTGCTGATCGAGGACGTCACTGAGCGCAAGCAGATGCAGATGCAGCTCGAGGTCGCCGACCGCCTGGCGTCCCTCGGCACGCTCGCCGCCGGTGTGGCGCATGAGATCAACAACCCCCTCGCGTACATCACGGCGAACCTCGACTACGTACTGGAGGAGCTCGCGCGCATCTCCTCTGGCGTTGACCCCGAAGTACTCCACGAGCTGATCGAGGCGACAGAAGAAGCGAAGGCTGGCGCAGAACGCGTGCGCGGCATCGTCCAAGACCTGAAGACATTCTCCAGGGAGAAGCAAGACCACACCGGCTCGGTGGCCTTGGCGAGCGTGCTCAAGAGCGCCCTCAATATGACCCACAACGAGGTCAAACACCGTGCAACGCTCGTAGTCGACGTGCCCCAAGGTCTGTTCGTCGAAGGCAATGAGTCGCGGCTGGCGCAGGTGTTCATCAACCTGCTGGTCAACGCAGCCCAGGCGCTCCCGGCGCGCCCCCTCGCGGAGAACCGCATCTTGATCACCGCAGAGGAACGCGGGAGCGAAGTGGAGCTCCTGATCGAAGACAACGGCTGTGGCATCCCTGCGGAAGCGATAGGTCGCGTCTTCGATCCGTTCTTCACCACGAAGCCTGTAGGCGTTGGCACTGGGCTCGGCCTGTCCATCTGCCACAACATCATCAAAGGCGCGGGTGGGGATATCTCCGTGGAGAGCGAGCCCGAGCAGTACACGCGCTTTCGCTTGCGGCTGCGGAAGGCTTGA
- a CDS encoding outer membrane lipoprotein carrier protein LolA, whose translation MQTKKHWIAYALCVALGGLTVSGAPNVAEAQTAAKPADSKAKKGPRSKEIAKRVQDFYDKTKTFQAGFKQRYWIKKYNKYKNSNGQVVFEKPGKMSWRYKNNGNRVVSDGKKIKVYEAEEKQMYEQDIDKSQYPAALAFLTGSGSLRKAFRLRKLDAKRMKFEGGYVLLGKPRKPTPAYTKVLFYIDGKTSQVRRVMLIDAEGNRNTFDFLSPTVNKETPKGEFEFKPPAGTKVIKP comes from the coding sequence ATGCAGACGAAGAAGCACTGGATCGCCTACGCGCTGTGCGTCGCCCTCGGCGGGTTGACTGTCTCCGGCGCCCCCAACGTTGCTGAGGCCCAAACCGCTGCCAAGCCGGCGGATTCCAAGGCGAAGAAGGGCCCGCGCTCCAAGGAGATCGCCAAGCGCGTTCAGGATTTCTACGACAAGACGAAGACCTTCCAAGCGGGCTTCAAGCAGCGCTACTGGATCAAGAAGTACAACAAGTACAAGAACAGCAACGGTCAGGTGGTGTTCGAGAAGCCCGGCAAGATGAGCTGGCGCTACAAGAACAACGGCAACCGAGTGGTCTCCGACGGCAAGAAGATCAAGGTCTACGAAGCCGAGGAGAAGCAAATGTACGAGCAGGATATCGACAAGAGTCAGTATCCCGCAGCCCTCGCGTTCCTCACCGGCAGCGGCAGCCTGCGCAAGGCGTTTCGTCTGCGCAAGCTAGACGCCAAGCGCATGAAGTTCGAAGGCGGTTATGTGCTGCTGGGCAAGCCGCGCAAGCCCACGCCCGCGTACACCAAGGTGCTGTTCTACATCGACGGCAAGACCAGCCAGGTGCGTCGCGTGATGCTGATCGATGCGGAAGGTAACCGCAACACCTTCGACTTCCTGTCTCCCACGGTGAACAAGGAGACCCCGAAGGGCGAGTTCGAGTTCAAGCCCCCGGCGGGCACCAAGGTGATCAAGCCCTGA
- the ruvC gene encoding crossover junction endodeoxyribonuclease RuvC has product MLAIGFDPGTRNLGWGLVRREGNRISHVAHGVLRLDPQASLANRLCVIDQGIAQLLSTHGPDVGSVESIFFNKDAQAAAKLGHARGVILLGLARAGLDVFEYPPARVKRTVTGNGQAEKRQVAQMVKAMLALGDLPPADAADALAIAITHLRLGPLARDDSNAAKVLAALGSARGRSRQSRAALAKLALKQRAAR; this is encoded by the coding sequence GTGCTCGCGATTGGCTTCGACCCAGGCACGCGGAACCTCGGCTGGGGGCTCGTCCGGCGTGAGGGCAATCGCATCAGTCACGTCGCCCATGGCGTGTTGCGCCTCGATCCGCAGGCATCGCTGGCGAACCGCTTGTGTGTGATTGACCAAGGCATCGCGCAGCTGTTGTCGACCCATGGACCGGATGTCGGCTCCGTGGAGAGCATCTTCTTCAACAAAGACGCGCAGGCTGCAGCCAAGCTAGGACACGCGCGCGGAGTGATTCTGCTCGGGTTGGCGCGCGCTGGGCTCGATGTCTTCGAGTACCCGCCCGCCCGCGTGAAGCGCACGGTCACTGGCAATGGCCAAGCCGAGAAGCGCCAGGTGGCGCAGATGGTGAAAGCCATGTTGGCGCTCGGCGATTTGCCCCCGGCGGATGCCGCAGATGCGTTGGCCATTGCCATCACGCACCTGAGGCTCGGGCCGCTCGCACGCGATGACTCGAACGCCGCGAAGGTTTTGGCTGCCCTCGGTAGCGCACGTGGGCGGAGCCGCCAGAGTCGCGCTGCGTTGGCCAAGCTCGCCCTGAAGCAACGCGCTGCTCGCTGA
- a CDS encoding NAD(P)/FAD-dependent oxidoreductase: protein MSTRDPEAIVIGSGPNGLVAACILAENGYRVLLLEANPKRPGGALGSEIATRPGYIHDVGAAFFPFGKTSPAFKHLDLVGNGLTWCHAELESCHPAPDGTVAAISRNDDITAEHFGSPEDGAAWRKLARWHRGAERHILGFLLGPFPTLGPLFKLGLFNLLKLTRILASSGRGLSSRLFKSEAARRVLPGLALHVDVGPDDVFGAGLGYMLGLTAVTGGYPVPRGGAQAITDTLVRILESHGGKLRLGAQVEEVIVRGGRAAAVRLVGGEEIRASHMILANTAAPSLYLDLLKDDQVSARVIKRMKSFPHGWGTFKLDWALDAPVPWTEPLAHKSAVVHAGDSLTDLSRFTKVVRDGNIPENPYLVIGQQSLADPSRAPDGKQTLWAYSRVPPSVEGGWESQKERFADQVEERIEGLAPGFKKQVLGRRAVAPPDLQAMDANLVGGDLGGGSNAWHRQFIWRPVFPYFRYRTPVKGLYLCSSYAHPGAGVHGMCGFNAAHMAMKDIA from the coding sequence GTGAGCACGCGAGATCCTGAAGCAATCGTGATCGGGTCGGGACCAAACGGTCTGGTCGCTGCCTGCATCCTCGCAGAAAACGGCTATCGCGTACTGCTCCTGGAGGCGAACCCGAAGCGCCCCGGCGGCGCGCTCGGTTCGGAGATCGCCACCCGACCGGGCTACATCCACGACGTCGGCGCCGCGTTTTTTCCCTTCGGCAAGACTAGCCCCGCCTTCAAGCACCTCGACCTCGTGGGCAATGGCCTGACGTGGTGCCATGCGGAATTGGAGAGCTGCCATCCAGCCCCCGACGGAACCGTCGCTGCGATCTCGCGCAACGATGACATCACGGCGGAACACTTCGGTAGCCCGGAGGACGGAGCTGCGTGGCGCAAGCTCGCTCGCTGGCATCGCGGCGCTGAGCGCCACATCTTGGGGTTTCTGCTCGGGCCTTTCCCGACGCTCGGTCCGTTGTTCAAACTTGGCCTGTTCAACCTGCTCAAGTTGACGCGCATCCTGGCGTCGAGCGGTCGCGGGTTGTCTTCCCGGCTCTTCAAGAGCGAGGCCGCCCGCCGCGTGTTGCCCGGACTCGCCCTACACGTGGACGTGGGCCCAGACGACGTCTTCGGCGCGGGCCTTGGCTACATGCTCGGCCTCACGGCAGTGACCGGTGGTTATCCGGTTCCGCGCGGAGGAGCTCAAGCCATAACGGACACACTGGTGCGCATCCTCGAGTCTCACGGTGGCAAGCTACGCCTGGGCGCACAGGTAGAAGAGGTCATCGTCAGAGGCGGCCGTGCTGCAGCAGTTCGCCTGGTTGGGGGTGAGGAGATCCGGGCTTCCCACATGATCCTGGCCAACACCGCGGCGCCGTCGCTCTACCTGGACCTCCTGAAAGACGACCAGGTATCGGCCCGAGTCATCAAGCGCATGAAGTCGTTTCCCCACGGATGGGGAACGTTCAAGCTGGACTGGGCACTGGACGCGCCGGTGCCTTGGACAGAGCCCCTGGCCCACAAGAGCGCGGTGGTGCACGCCGGGGACAGCCTGACCGACTTGAGCCGCTTCACGAAGGTAGTCCGGGACGGGAACATTCCTGAAAACCCCTACCTGGTGATCGGCCAACAGAGCCTCGCCGATCCAAGCCGCGCGCCCGACGGCAAGCAAACGCTTTGGGCGTACTCCCGAGTCCCGCCGAGTGTCGAAGGCGGCTGGGAGAGCCAAAAGGAGCGCTTCGCCGACCAAGTCGAGGAACGCATCGAAGGTCTAGCTCCCGGGTTCAAGAAGCAGGTGCTCGGGCGGCGCGCCGTGGCGCCACCCGACTTGCAGGCGATGGACGCGAACCTCGTCGGCGGGGATCTGGGCGGCGGTTCAAACGCCTGGCATCGCCAGTTCATCTGGCGGCCGGTGTTTCCGTATTTCCGTTACCGTACGCCAGTCAAGGGGCTCTACCTGTGTTCGAGCTATGCGCACCCCGGCGCAGGTGTGCACGGAATGTGCGGCTTCAACGCTGCACACATGGCGATGAAAGACATCGCCTGA